The nucleotide sequence AGTCAACAGCTGAGGCTGAGTATGTCTCAGCAGCTTCAGCTTCAAATCAAGCTCTGTGGTTGAGGAAACTGATGGAAGATGTAGGACAGAAACAAGAGGAAGCTACTGTAATCTATTGTGACAACAAATCGGCAATAGCAATTGCTAAGAATCCTGTGCAACATGGTAGAACTAAGCACATGAATGTTAGATTTCATGCCATTAGAGAGGCTGAAAGAAATGGTGAAGTGTTATTGATGTATTGCAAATCAGAAGATCAGTGGGCAGATATTCTTACTAAAGCTCTTCCAAAAGCAAGGTTTGAATTTTTGAGAACTCAGATGGGAGTGACCAGGAATTACCTTAAGGAGGAGTGTTAGAGCCTGTAAGGTTTATTCCTGGTGGCTGGTTTAGTTTGGTTTGCATGGTTGTTGTGGTACAAGTTATTATGTCTATTTTTGGTAACTGTGTTAGTGTTATTAAGTCTAGCTTGGTCAATGTCGGTTTACAACCTCGACCAAGGTTAATTTACTGTGGTTACTTTATGTGGCTGTAATATAGTCTAAAATAGAGGCGTAAGGACTTTTGGTTGTATAAATATCATGTAAGACAGACTGTAATGAAATAGATCTGTTTATGGTGGATGTTGATATTTGTTCTTAGGacttttcttttgcttctaaCTCAAAGCATAGAAGTCCATAATTGACAAATATTTGTTAGATATTTTCTTTCACCTTGCTGGTTGCCAAGATGCATTTTAAGTTGACATACTCTCTTATTCTAGGAAGTAAATAACTTTCAGGCTCCATTAATAATGCTAGAATTCTCATATTGTATCATAATCAATCATAGTAAATTATGGGATTTCATTTTCTAAAGTTCCCTACAATGTAAACTTTATTTTTTAGATTTCTAGCAAAACAAAAGGAGTAAGAAGGGTTATCCCacaaatagttttattttccctTTAATTTTCTTGGTAAATAAAAGGCCCGGCAAATGAATTACCTTTGTTTCACCTCCCGAAAAAGCCCAATCTGGGGAGAAATCACTAATACTGAATAGCTGTTCTTGAGAAAGTGAAGGATCCATTGAGTCAATATCTAACTGCATAAGTCGTGATAAGCTGGAAACTTCCTTGTCACCATTCTCAGGATTGAGTGTTTTCCAGTAATTGCCAGAGTCAGAAGCCATCAATGAATCATCAGTGTCTCCACCAATTTCTTGATCCATCCATCTTCCAAAACTGTCAAGTTTCCTCAGCTCTCCCAATTCTTTACCATTTACACCATCATTGCCAAAGGTAGTAGAATGGAGTTTTCTTTCAtgggcaaaatcatcttcaacatgaGGCTTTAACAAATTAAAACCATGCTCCTTGACAACTGCAACATAATATGCATGTTACTCTGTAAACCTTGAGgggaaaattttaaaactttagACTTAAAAGACAAGGTGTAACGTGATGGACAACTAAACAACTCAAGGGCCACAAGTGGTGTCAACTTAACCGTTGACATGTCAATAGTATGTGCGAATAAGTAATATCATGCCACGATTGACATTAATTAAAGCCACAGAATTCTAAAGCACTCGGGACTACTTTCAACTTTATCAGGTCCATGTACATCACAAAATACACCCGAGCAGGTAATCAGTTCACAACTCCCAGACAAGTTTGACACCATCTATAATCTTAAGTACATCATGCAAATTAAGCTTGACCGCGAAAATTTCAACTTCATCAAGCTTAAGCAAAGGCATGTATACTCTTGACAGTTTAATTTGACAAGTAATGCTCATTTAGCATTAATAATCCAAGAATTAAACAGGCAAACGCAGTCACATGAAAGTATAGAGTATAATGCTGACGGCCTGACGCACAACATACCTGTCCTCTTTGTGAAGTAGTTGTTAGTTCCTGGGCACCTCCTACGTTAGTAATCAAACTATCTCGAGAATTCAAACTACTCCGAATGGGGCCGTTCTCATCCAATCTAGCATCAGTAAGTTTGGGAGTAAAGAAGTCAGTTGTACAACACTTTTCGGTTAAAACTTTCTCGTCTGGCACACCATTTACATGTCCGCTTGAGGTTTTGAAATCCACAAAACATGGAGGTGGGACCAAACTGGAAGAATGAAGATAACGTTTTTCCATTCCAGTTGTGAAGTAGGTCTCAATTGCATAAGCCCCAAAATCATCCCCAGAATTAACATCTTGAAACTCTGAAGCTAATGTATGCCCATTCCAATCAACTCTATTAAGACTTGAGACAAAAGATGTTGGAACCGTAGTAGGTGAGGCTGCCTGAGAAAAGCAAGGGACAGAGCTTCTTTGAGTGCTTTCAAGCTGAGAATCCAAATCTGCTAGCAAATGTGAGCCACTAGATGACTTCTGCATAGTATGCATCGGAAAATAAGAAAGCATTTAACCCACATCAAGGCAAGTGAGATATAAGAAATGTTGGTTGAGTCAACCACATCAATCCAGGACCAGTCAAGAAAATGGCCCTTCACACAAGCTTAGACCAATGTCAAACAAGCCAGCCAACATAACAAAGCCATAAGAGAACCCATACCTCTTTGACATCTCTGTAATGCACAAGTACAATGTGCTCCAATTGCCTAAAAATGCACAAGATAAGAGAACATCAGAACAAACAATTAGTTCATCAAAAAGAATACAAGTAATGGTTAACCACCCCTGTGAATGAAGCTTCCGCAGTGGAGGCAGAGAAAAATAATGCAAGCATTTGTCTAAAAGGAATAAATTTCTGTTCTGGTGTTAAATGCAAGTCTTTCAAGAAAATAACTAATAGAACTAAACTTCTTACTAAACCATACGTGGGAGACGAAAGGTAAATGAAGCACAAGGACCTTTCATGTCTTAGTACAATGAAACAAAACAGGGAAATCCACAAATGCCAAAAAAGGGGAGGGAAGATGTACTTCTTCAGCATTAATATGACCACCTTACAATATCCTCTACTGGTGTGACTTTTTCTTTGAAGTATGATGGTATTATACCATGAGCATCAATTTAAACCTAAAATATCCTATATCTAAAAAACTAAACCCGGTGAAACCCACCCATCAAGCATCCAATAACATCGTCGCTGAAAGTTTCCATTGTCCTCCCCATGGGCATAGTAGCAATGGAGCACATCCACACTTCCCGTCTACAAAAGTAATCACGGAGTAATTAGTGCAAGAGTCATATCAGACACTAAAGTATCTGAAAGCAATATCAAATTTTTTACCCCGAAGCATAGGCAAATGCTAGAGCATCAAAAATTCAAGGTTAAAGACAACATTTCAAAGGTAATCATTTGTGATAAACACATTGTTAGAATGGGATGGGTCATGGGAGCCACCTAAAAAAGTGTTTTAACTTAATCGGCGAACTTTACCAAGACCTAAAACATTAAAACTTAGACAGGTAAATATGGAACAACCATGACTAAGCAttcaaaaaataccaaaaagtaATGGAAAAAAATAGCCTCAGTAGTAGGTGTtacaactaaaaataaaataattcaaaatgaTAAGATCACAGTTATGCTCTCCAAGGTGGAGTAAGGACTTCACACATTTTTGATAGATACTTAAGAGCTTGATTTGTAGAAGTGCTAGAATGACAAGTTCTAAATTGCTCCATTAGAGTGCCTGATCAATTCAAAAGAGAGGAACATACTAAATTGTGAAACCTGCAATGACTAGAAAATAATCCACATATGAAACACAATACCCAGAAGAAACTCTGCATGGCATAGGACCaacaaatttaaaaagtgaACTTACTACGCAAAAATTGAACAGCACACCTTCAACTTTTCATGGGCTTCTTTGACAGTTTTCccatcttttttcttcctccaaCGGTGACCATCTTTACGAAAATAGCGAGGCACCTTACGGTCAAATAAGAACAAAGAACCACctaaaaaaagtaacatttatcAACTCTTTGGCCTTAACAAAAGGGaaagtcaacaacaatccatccCTATGGGAGGAAAGAGAAGTTATCAAAAGCTACCTCCTCCGACACACAAAAGTTATTAAGTCAAACGAATAGGAAATAAAAAATCTACAATGAAATAGTGTTATATTGACATCAATGCACCTTAAATCAGCGTAGTGGCTGTTAGTCTGTAAGTTGAAAAACACTTAGGGTGTGGCTAAGTACATGTAGGTACCTAGTAGAAGTACACTACACATCAAGTGCATACCAACCATAAGAAGATACCTAACTGTTTATTCTACAAAAATGAATATTGTTAGATTAGTGTCATTATTCAGCATTGCTGAAAAGTAATATGTCATGAACATGCTTTTCTGTCTGATTGTGAAAATGACATTCAACTGTCAATGACCAAATGTCAGAAACTATAATTCAAGAGGACGAGAGGCTGAtgaaaactccattttctttaaagGTCCCCCCCACTGAAGTACAACATTCGGGTAAGCAACATACAGCAGGACATATAGTCATCAGGTCACCGGAATTCTCCAAACGCAAATACACCTGATTAAGAATGCATGGCCTACATTGATTATATCCACTTACACGCATGATGACCAGGAAAAAGGCAGGTAAATGGTATACTGCTGTTATCTTGTACATAATATGGATATTTCAAGAATAACtagtatttatttcttttgctcaTTAAGAAAAAACTAGTACTTAATGTATCATCATAAATTCCTAAAATGTCCTTAGCATATTCACCAAAAGATTGAGTGAAACTCTCAAATACCATCCTCACTCTCCTATCCCTACACCCAAAATTACAAGTCCTGCCTGAGCTTTCCAAACAACCAATCCCCTATTTCAGGGCGATCTCCGTTTTAGCTAGGGTCAGGGATCTCTGATTAGTGAAATGAGCCCATCCCTCTGGCCACAGATTAGCTAATTTTCAGACTCATGATTTCAATTGAAAAACAGAAAGTTGcaactataaagaaaaaaaacatgatgCACTAAAAGCAAATACTGTTTTACAAGTACTTCTAGATTCATGGAAAAAAGGGACATCTGCATGGgaacaaatttaaaaagaaagatgggGAAGAAATGATCCAGTAATAACCTCACCTGCAGGCCTGTTAGGTGGATCATGACTCAACTGGAACCTTTGGTAGTTCTGGAGTATTTTACACATTTCAACCAGACGAAGCCAGCGGTATTGTGCTTCTTGCAAGAACTGATCTAGGTCTGAAAAATTGCACAATTAGAATAAATTCAACAAGACATTCCAGATATTAAATTGTGTGGCAACATTAGACTCTATGATTATCACAAATAGAATGCAAGCTATGTCGTCCATGAACTACGAATGCCTTCATGAGTTTTAAGGTTGACAGTGCTTAAGCATGCCTGATTTTGCTTTTTGCTAGTACAAGTAACCATGATTTCTTACTCACAGTAAACTGAGAAAGGAAAATTTAAGTATAGGTAAACTCCACCTCGATGTTAAGATAAAATAGGGTAGTAATGGAACTATATTGATCTACCAATGCAGGGCCTTACAAAGATTACATCCAATAAAtccacgaaaaaaaaaagacacttaACTTGAAGCTTTATATGAGACGAAACAAGAAAACTTGGCGTAAGGACAACATAATGAAGCCTCAATATGACACGTTATTTTATAGCTCACGATAAACGTGTGATGGAAGTTCTATTTATCATAAAAAGTTTAGTAATTCAAAATCCCTTGCCTCTTAAGACTATTTAGACCAACTCGTCTGTTTTACGCCAGAGTAATTAGAAACTCTCCATTCCATAAGAAATCACTTTGAATACCAAAGAGTTTGCCAGAACTTGAACTAAATATGAAATAGAATTATCACcatgattaaaaaatatttttgaaaaaagccAATCATTGGTTGGCACTAAATAAATCtagtttcaaaccatacaaccccatatcataagaaaaaaatattgaacaaACCTATTTTTTTGGAACTAAACATTACCTATTTATTTGCACAATAGATAAACTATCAATTGTTGCACAGTAGGACTTGTTCCCATTGATGCTAGTACTCTTTTGCAACAGGTTCTCAGGAATGCTCCATGTTCAGTTGTGAAAgagacttgagagttgagataGTGATGCACAACATTGCTTAAAATAAAGGCCAAGATGAACCCTTAAATCATTCCTCCATTGGAGACTGTCTTCGTGGAAATATCTTGACATTGAATTAACTCTCCGTTGGATGTAGTAGCATTATTGTTTGCGTCCATTCTCTcgttctgttttgttttttttggtcttcATTTAGTTTGATCTTTCTTCCTCCATAATGCAGAAGGGAATGTACAATTTTCTTCAGCTATTGTTCTTCAATAGTGGcagtgattttgtgaatgattgcTTAATATGAGGAGAAAATGGAGGAGCAAGCTGAGGAGATCAttacaacaaaatatataaaagcATTAGACGCACGTATAATGCAACTGAGTGATTGAGAATGGTACCATAGTTCTCTTGCTGTCTAGGTTTAGATCCCAGCACAGAGACTCTAATCGATATGCCTGCCAACTCCTGCACCCGACTAAACTAATTAATGAGCAAATTACACATTctataaacaatttttttaaaaaaagggtttAGAACATAATGTTATGACAATAGGAGAGTCAAAAATGATATGGCATGACAAATTTCATATGTTATGACAGTAGATAAACCTTTTCACCTTGAAAGCAGCAGCATATGCAGCCTGTAAATTGTATATTCCTTCAAATGGCATGCAGTTAGTAAACAGCTTCCGCAAGACAATCCCAAAGCTATAAACATCAACCTTGTTATTGTGATGCTTCTTCTCTCCCTTAACGCAATGTCACAGTGCTGTATAACTGCAGAGGCACATCCGATTTGTCAGAATAGGTGTTTTAACATTCACAGACTGTAACAATAGGAAACATAGTAATGGACTCAAACTAAAACGAATCTTGACATGCAAGTAAATAACAACCTGCACACTTCATGACCACAGTACATGCGAAGTAGCATAAAGGAACAAAATAGATTGAATTCTCATCACCAAAATAGACATGAACTTTTGAAGCATAAATACTTCATAAATCcttttaattaagaaaataatacaCAAAAGGATTTTATTTTCCAGTGGTCATGAAGGGTTGCAAAAGGATCATGTATATAAACTGTaacaatttcaaaacaaaatctaGGATAAACACCTTTAATTGGTGCATTTAACAAATAAATACTTTTATTTCCCAACAACATGTACAAAGTTAATGATGGTACCACAGGTGGCAGAAGATTTAGACCAAAACTATATCAATAAGCATGTTCGGGAAAAGTTAAGTAGGAATGGCGGGCAAGGGGGAGGGGGTGAGGGAAATAGAGAGCATTAACCTTTATAACCGACATAGAATGGATTCAGCATTGTATTAGTTTTGTTTCAAGAGTTTAATGAAATAGTTTGGAAGGCCATCGACCATGAGCAAACTGTCATGGAGCAATCACAGACATCCATTAGCTCCAGGAACAACAAAATCATGCACAACCATGAGCAAACTCTGCCAGGAGGCCCATTTGACTAAACTTGTCGGCTCCACTTGATCCTGGCCTTAGACTCGTTAGCTGTTCGATAAGGTTGAGGATAGGAAGACGGTGAAGCTTGATTTGAACAGTTTGTGGTATACAATAGGGACGATGCTATTAGCAAAGATATTACTTCGTttcttcaaaagaaaatattttaacttGTTAAAATGACAGAGGGTTTAAGATTGTTTATAGCTTAAGATTGTTCATATCATGAAATCAGTTTCAAAGAAATGTAATCTTACTCGATTTCTGAGCAATTGAAGCAGCTTCAACCACACGACTGTAACCaaaaggaagaggagaaagttCCCCATTCGACTGCCGTTAAACTCCATCTATTACTGCAGTGATcagataaataaattgaatcaaTAGGGAGTCAATGCATGTTAAACAATAATCGCATGCTAAATATATTCAACTTGATAGCATACTAAAAGTGGTGATCGACTTTACCTTGATGAGCTCTATTGTTTGACTGGCAGTCTCTTGACAACAAAATTCCAGACTGAAGAGGACAAAATACATATAGTTGAAAGATTGTTTAGGTTCTTCGACCAACTATAATCAAAAACCCATGTCAAATTTTTGATTAgagtaaatttaaaatttttaagcaGAAAGCAAATGCAAAGTAATCGAGGAGATCATAGTAGTTCAATCTAATTTTTGGCTTACCTACAACCCACAAATTAATTGAAGAGGAacttttaaaaatcaaataccAAGAAACTTACCAATCCGAACAGAATCACTGGGATTCTGAAAGGGAaacataagcaacctaatagtgCTGAGGCAAAACCCCTGATATTGGGAAGAGGGTGCCTGCGGGAACTCCTTCTCATCGACACATCCAATCCCGTCCCTGTCCACGGTTTGAAAGCTTCGAATCACATCTGGGTATGTGCCCGGCGGAAAAGCAGAGTACCCACCATAAATATGATTTGGCACAGGATGAGACCGTCGTTGCCGCTGACCATAAAGGCTTGTACTTGGAGGGGAAGTGCTAAACAATTGGAAAAATGATTTCGGATACGGAAATCATACAatagtaaagagggcaaagttTCCTTTTCCCTACCTTGTTATTCCCTCTCTTTCTTCGTTGATTGTAGCCGAAGCCTCCAGCGGGATTGTCAGCAAAATGGATGGACTGGTAGGAGGAAAATGAAACGTTCGAGAGaggatgaaattaaaaaattaatccaGTATCCGCATGTTCTGAATTTGCTGAAGAAATATTCGTTACATGCATCCGAGTATGTTCTTGACAGAGGAGGGTAAACAGGTGCACGCACTGAAGAATCGTCTTGGAAAATTATGATCTGAATCGTCGTGAAACATTCAACGCACCTCGAATTCATCCCACAAAACAGGAACTCATAGACGCCAAAACAGGATGTGAAGAGTCTTAGCAATAACTTTGATTTGAAGAATGTTTGGAAAATCACGATCCGAAGTTGCGTTCAAGGCAAGGGAAGGCGTCcactaaacttttttttttcttctgagatTATCCTACGTGTCATCCGACAATAAAACATTCTTGTGCTCTCCGTcttatatgatatgatatgatatgatagCTAAATATAAACATAATAACAACTTCTTAGTGGTAATCACTAGTTATTCGTTGTAGTAACTAGTTCTTAGTGGTAATCAATACTTATTATTGGTAACCACTACTTATTAGGGGTAATCAATAGTGATTAGAGGTAATGATTAGTTATTAGTAGTAATCAATTGTTATTATAGATAATCACCGGTTCTTAGTGGTAATAACTAGTTATAAGTTGTAGTAACCAGGTCTTAGTGGTAATCACTACTTAATTCTTATAGATAATCACTAGTTCTTAGTGGTAATTAGTTATTAGTTGTAACAACCAGatattagtggtaataactaaCTAGTGATTATAGATCATTAATTATTATAGATAATCACCGGTTCTTATTGGTAATATCTAGTCACTAGATGTAGTCACCAGATATTACCACTAATAACTAAGTATGACAACTAATTACTAGTGattacctaaaccctaaaaaccaaaaaaccctCAACCCTAAACTACTAATAACAAGGTATTACCACTAATAAGTAATTACCTGtaataaaacaagaaaactagGAAGTTCTTCAAGCCAAACTCTGAACCCATCCGAAAACTCCAGCGATCGTCGAGCAAGATAGTGAGCTGCCCGGTTACATTTCCTTGAAGCATAGTGATAATTCACTAGGCCTAAAGAGGCAGCCACCTCTCTGATAGAATCTAGAAACTGACAAAAAGAGGCCAGCTGGTAATCATTGGAATTTGAGGCAGCAACCACGATGGACGAGTCCGTCTCCACTTCAATATTATGAAAACCACACTCCCTACAAATTTGTAATCCCTTTAAGATTAACAGAACCTCAGCCATAATCGGTTCGAAGGCACCATGAATAAACTCAGAGAAAGACAGAACCACTTGAACATCTTTATCCCTCAACACAGCACCCACAAAAACAGCCCCCGACGCTTgaaacactaaaccctaaatcttctCATCCCTAAATTCTCATCCCTAATCCCTAAATACCATTCAACCTAAACCACAAAATTCTCATCCCTAAACCCAAAATATAATTCAACCTAAACCATAAAATTCTCATCcagaaaccctaaaccctaaaccctaacccctaacccctaaacactaaaccctaaaaccctaaaccctaaactccaaCAGATAAATGATTAtgttagagcacgcgttgttgttgggggtttaaatagcaacgccgaatatatatatatattagtagtaaaaatgatggttaataaattatcaatttatttgaatttaattaattcattatttaATTCATCTTAGAAATTCAGtggtggaacaactaagtattgTCTAATTACAATAGCCTACTGGTATGATACATAAGTGTCCTATCGgttggatacataccgtatcctaacggtcggatacataagtatcatatcgctaggattgataacgtatcctaccggtacgCTACGTTATGTATCCTATCGTTACGATACAACGcttatcctaccggtaggataaaTTAAGTATCTTATCTCCAATACATATGGTCTCCTACCAGTAGGTTATGAATTTTtaaatatcctaccggtaggttacgcccagtaccCTATGTCTACGATACATAtggtatcctaccggtaggatagtccTATCATCACCACGATGTGTCAATGTTCTTTGgttgaaaccaacatttatactcaaaattAGTATGAATGCTTCACAAGAacgtatattttagagcacgcgctgttgttgggggtttaaatagcgacgccgaatatatatatatatatatatatatatatatatatatatatatatatatatatatatagtaaaaatgctggttaataaattatcaatttatttgaatttaatttatttattatttaattgatCTTAGAAATTCAGtggtggaacaactaagtatcatctaattacaatatcttaccggtatgatacacaagtatcatatcgctagcaTTGATAAAGTATCCTACCGTTAGgctacattaagtatcctatcgttGCGATACATacagtatcctaccggtaggatacattaagtatcctatctctatgacaCATTGTCTCCTACCGGTAGATTACAAATTTAGaggtatcctaccggtaggttacgacCAGTACCCTATCTCTattatacatattgtatcctaccggtaggatagtccTATCATCACCAAGatgttgtttggttgaaaccaacatttatactcaaaagtagtataagtgcttcacaaaaatgtatatttagagcacgcgttgtttttggggtttaaatagcaacgccgaatatatatatatatatatattagtagtaaaaatgctggttaataaattatctatttatttgaatttaattaatttattatttaatttatcttagaaattctgtcgtggaacaactaagtattgTCTAATTATAAtatcctaccggtcggataGTATATATCCTACCGGTCAgatacataagtatcatatAGCTAGGATTGTtaacgtatcctaccggtaggcgacattaagtatcctatctctatgacaCATATTGTCTCCAACCGGTAGGCCATGAATTTACAAGTATCCTACCAGTCGGTTACGCCCAGTACCCTTTcgctatgatacatattgtatcctaccggtaggatagtccTACCATCACCACGAAGTGTCGATGTGGTTTGgttgaaaccaacatttatactcaaaagtagtataaatgcttcacaaaaatgtatatttagagcacacgttgttgttgggggtttaaatagcaacgccgaatatatatatatatactaggtTAATGCCCGCGCCTTGCGGCGGGACTGATCATGAGAGGTTACAAAAATTATCCTTGTTGGCGTAGTTGGGTATAAGTACTGCTGAAGCGTATGAACGGTCATAAGGGTGAAAACTTAAAACAGTCTGCAAAAACTAAGGATTAGAGTTCATCTCCTCTCGATTGCAAAACCTATAAACAGAAGAGTTACAAATTTTTCCTGTTCAAAATTCATATAACAATGGGGGAGGGAGAACATGCTCTCGAATAATAATCTAAAGCAATGGTTGATGAATGGATGGACGTTATGTTTCTTTGTGATGGAGCTTCATTATAATGGAAACACATATCAATGTCACTGCTCCTTTCTTCAGTCTTAATATTCACTGGATGATCAGTCACTGTATGGTGTGGAGGACTAATTCTATGTTTTAAATTCAAGTCATGACATCTTTCTACAACTGGGTTTGGCTCTTATTTGCAAGAAATTAAGCCACCATtcgttttcttcttttgatatattttttcttgtttagGAGCAGCAACATAACTTCTTGTTGACAGGATCAAAAGTTGTAAGAAATTGACAGAAACTATCAACCATCAAGCAAAATTAGTATTTTGCTTCATCAAAATTAGTATAAGTTACCCTGTCTcaaaaaacaattatataaatgatatttgatCATTATTTTTCACTGACTCCACCCTAAGGCACATGAACCATTACTCGAAAGTGAGTGGTACATAAGCAACCTTGGGATTAAATACTACTAAATAACTTAGGTACTAAAAACccatatatgcatcattaaaaatgtaaaatattttttgatatcACTTGTCAGTCTATCAATAAAGcactgaaacatgaaaaaaagaCTTCTCGGATTTACAAAGGGGCAATGAGTAGTAATTTTAGCGAGCGATAAGTATAAATCCATTCTAGAGTGCTCACGATGTCAGCTTATAATCAAAGTAGAGGtgagaaataaaaaatgaggaaaaacaCAGCTTCTATGTTCTCATCAGCCAATCTATAAAATGTCATAATAAGTGATACCAATTGAAAGCCCCACCATCAAAGCAAGTGTGTGAAATCCAACATTGGTTACTAAGAGCATGTTTTATTAGCCCagttcaaaatcaaaaccaatacACTGCATACAGACAAACACATAAGGGCATATAACCATATCAATTATATTCCATCCCCAAGGGAAAGTATGGATTTTCATATTTGAATTGGCTACAATAGGTtatagagaaaattgaaataaaataaaacaatgtacCAGCAAAAATTCCCAAACCAAATTAAGTGCACTCCCATTTGTGGAGTTCAAAAGGCTAGAATCACAGGCCCCAC is from Tripterygium wilfordii isolate XIE 37 chromosome 14, ASM1340144v1, whole genome shotgun sequence and encodes:
- the LOC120015613 gene encoding calmodulin-binding transcription activator 3-like isoform X4; this translates as MCKILQNYQRFQLSHDPPNRPAGGSLFLFDRKVPRYFRKDGHRWRKKKDGKTVKEAHEKLKTGSVDVLHCYYAHGEDNGNFQRRCYWMLDGQLEHIVLVHYRDVKEKSSSGSHLLADLDSQLESTQRSSVPCFSQAASPTTVPTSFVSSLNRVDWNGHTLASEFQDVNSGDDFGAYAIETYFTTGMEKRYLHSSSLVPPPCFVDFKTSSGHVNGVPDEKVLTEKCCTTDFFTPKLTDARLDENGPIRSSLNSRDSLITNVGGAQELTTTSQRGQLSRSMVLIC
- the LOC120015613 gene encoding calmodulin-binding transcription activator 3-like isoform X3, with translation MAESRRYLTNQHLDLDQFLQEAQYRWLRLVEMCKILQNYQRFQLSHDPPNRPAGGSLFLFDRKVPRYFRKDGHRWRKKKDGKTVKEAHEKLKTGSVDVLHCYYAHGEDNGNFQRRCYWMLDGQLEHIVLVHYRDVKEAASPTTVPTSFVSSLNRVDWNGHTLASEFQDVNSGDDFGAYAIETYFTTGMEKRYLHSSSLVPPPCFVDFKTSSGHVNGVPDEKVLTEKCCTTDFFTPKLTDARLDENGPIRSSLNSRDSLITNVGGAQELTTTSQRGQLSRSMVLIC
- the LOC120015613 gene encoding calmodulin-binding transcription activator 3-like isoform X2, with amino-acid sequence MAESRRYLTNQHLDLDQFLQEAQYRWLRLVEMCKILQNYQRFQLSHDPPNRPAGGSLFLFDRKVPRYFRKDGHRWRKKKDGKTVKEAHEKLKTGSVDVLHCYYAHGEDNGNFQRRCYWMLDGQLEHIVLVHYRDVKESSSGSHLLADLDSQLESTQRSSVPCFSQAASPTTVPTSFVSSLNRVDWNGHTLASEFQDVNSGDDFGAYAIETYFTTGMEKRYLHSSSLVPPPCFVDFKTSSGHVNGVPDEKVLTEKCCTTDFFTPKLTDARLDENGPIRSSLNSRDSLITNVGGAQELTTTSQRGQLSRSMVLIC
- the LOC120015613 gene encoding calmodulin-binding transcription activator 3-like isoform X1 codes for the protein MAESRRYLTNQHLDLDQFLQEAQYRWLRLVEMCKILQNYQRFQLSHDPPNRPAGGSLFLFDRKVPRYFRKDGHRWRKKKDGKTVKEAHEKLKTGSVDVLHCYYAHGEDNGNFQRRCYWMLDGQLEHIVLVHYRDVKEKSSSGSHLLADLDSQLESTQRSSVPCFSQAASPTTVPTSFVSSLNRVDWNGHTLASEFQDVNSGDDFGAYAIETYFTTGMEKRYLHSSSLVPPPCFVDFKTSSGHVNGVPDEKVLTEKCCTTDFFTPKLTDARLDENGPIRSSLNSRDSLITNVGGAQELTTTSQRGQLSRSMVLIC